TCACATATAAATCGCCTGAACGAACCACCATAATACCAGCATCGATTGAATAACTGCTGCCAGACATCACCTTACCGTTTGTATTAAACTGCGCGGTAGTTGTTTTGTCGTCTGACTTAGGCGTAATGTTGTTCGACGAAAAGTTTTCGTCCACTCTTAATATGGGGAAAAATGTGTAATTATTTTTTGTGTAGGCGTTGTACTGAAATTCAAGCCCTGCCTTATACGTGCGGAATGCTTCGCGTTTGGTTTCACCCAGGTCGGCATTCTTCCAGTAATACTTTAAGCCGCCTACCGGCCGAAGCCATAATTTATTTTTCAGGAACGCTGTTTTAAAACCGATAGAGGCAGCGAGACCGCCCTTGAAAGCTTCTTTCAGATCTGCACCGGGATTGGAGAAACCGGCATCGATATCAACTGCAAACTTCCATACCTTTTTAACCTTTGGCTTTTTTTGTTTTCCATTGTCGAGCGTAATCACCGGCGATGAAAGAGATGATGCACTCGGTGTAGACGTTTGAGGAGCAGGCGCCTCCTGTGCCTGTGCGGCACGTTGGATAAACAACATGGAAAAGACCCATAGGACACAACGGATACAAAGGGTTTTCATTGGATATTTTTTAATAGTCTTACTACAAAAATAAGATAAATGCGTACTGGTGTTGCCAGCCGTCATTCATCCTATCTTTACACTTACATTAATCAATATGTTATATCAGCCACAGTATCAACACCCTATGCATCATTTTCCGGATCGCTCCTGTATTGGTACTTTAGCCGCTGTATAAAACGTAAATACCCTTTGTAGTATTGCTTTGGGTAAGAATTTCCTTACGTTTTCTTTTGAGGGATAGGCTGTTATACAAAATGTTGAATATTGAATGCCGAATAATCGAATGTCGTCTGCCATCCCCCTCACCCCTTCGGGGTTATCGGTTCATCCTGTTTGCCCGGTTCTTCAGCAGGTTCGGGAACAGGGATTTCCCCGGGCGAGGTTCCACCCGGATCATCGTCAGGCACAATTTCCGGCTCTTCAAATGGTGGCGTTGGCCTGCTTGGTACGGTCTCGGGCGTTATTTCCGGTTTTTCGGGTGAAGGTATCTCGGCTGGTTTATCAGGTGTTTTTTTGGCCATAGTATTCGTTTAGGGGAGAACTGCAAAAGCCATTCCACGCAAAACGCTTAAGGCAGAACGCTTAATGCAAAATCATAAAAGCAGGAACCAAACCGGTGGCACGATTGTTCCATAATTAATACATGAATTCACAGCCAATTTTCCAGGACCGCATCGATGCCGGGCTGGCATTGAGCGAACATTTACACCATTATAAAAATGTTGACGGCGTTACACTGGCCGTTCCCCGCGGTGGTGTTCCGGTTGCATTACCAGTTGCCAAAATATTACAATTGCCCCTCGAGCTCATTCTTTCTAAAAAAATCGGCCACCCCATGCATAAGGAGTTTGCCATTGGCGCTGTAAGCCTTACAGGACAGGTTATATCGCCTAATGCATTTGCAACGGATGAATATATCCAACAGGAAACCCTGCACATCCGCGAGCAATTAAGGGCCATGTATAAAAAGTTCATGGGCAATAAACAGCCAACGCCATTAAATGGAAAGGTGGTCATTATAATTGACGATGGCGTTGCCACCGGGCACACGTTGCTCAGCACTATTGAAATGATCAAACATGAAAGCCCCAAAAAGCTGGTGATTGCCGTACCTGTTGCTTCCAAACAGGCCGCACAAAAACTGAGTGCGGAGTGTGATGAATTTGTGTGTGTATGGGTCCCCTCCCACTTTCGCTCAGTGGGTGAGTTCTATTCAAATTTCGAGCAAATAAGTGACGAAGAAGTTATTACTATGCTTGGTTTTCCGAAATAGTTCACTGGTCTCAGTTCACAGTTTACTGTTCTCAGTTATAGTTGCCGCGCAGCCGTGTATTTGCTTTCAGCTTTAGGCTTACAGCTTTTAGCTGTATTCATACCTTAACTGTGCTCGTTATTTGATCAGGTAATCCATGCTGCAATTTAGCCTGCAGGAGTACGGCCCTTTCCAACTCATCTACTGCCAGGCAGGCGCTTTCGTTAAAGCTGCCCGATCGACGGTGTACGAACAGGCAATCGCCATACAATGTGAGTCTTATCTCACACACCTTACTTTCCTGTGGTGAAGCAGTAGCATCCTCACGCAGAATAATTTCGGCTTTCACTACGTCTTTAATAAGATGGGAAAAAGACAGCACTTTTTCCTTAACGGGTTTTAATATGGATTCATTTACTTCCGAGTGCGGGGCATGAATCTCAATTATCATTGACTCAAATCGGAATGCCATATAAAGTATTGTATGTTCTAAGTTACGATTATAAATGCAATAAAACGCACGCCCGTAGCGGGTTTAACAGTTGTTGTTCAAACAGGAAACAGCTTACGCACACATTCATAACAACATGATAGATAATGCGTTTACAGGCTTCTTTAACAATGGGTGATAAAGAAGGGAAGATTGATCGTCTTTAACAGTGGACTTGCAGTTGCCGGTTTTATCAGCTCAGACAAGCCATTGCGGCCATACGAACCCATTACCACAATGGCATGTTGCCGGTCGTACAGGTACGCGAATAATTCTTCACTAGCCTTACCCTGCAATACCTGGAAACCAATACTGCTGTAATGCAAACGCAACCATTTACCCATGTGTTCCTGCTCGGTAACCGGCATATCCTCGTCTTTATTTACCTGTAATACGACCGCCTTTTTATCGGACAGTTCAGGGAATAAATAAGTAAACTGCTTGATGGCGAAAACAGCGGAGCGGCTGCCATCATAAGCGAACACGATCTCTTTTATTTCCGACAGGCTTGCAGGCGCCACCAGTACCGGGCATTCTGCAGCAGCCAGCACGTCTTTTACAAAAGGCGTAGGCGTATCCTTCAATTTTCTCTCCCGCGTTGCAGAAGCTTTTATAATCAGGAAATCGGCAAACCGGCTTTCAGTGATGATGGATTCACTTCCATAACTGGTGTTATCAAAATGTACGTCGCAACGCACGCCTCTTACTGCGCAGGTACTCTTAAACTGCGTCATGTGCTCTTCCAGTTGTTGTAAGGTAATATTAGGGCCCATACTGTAAACAGGCGGCTCCTCAATATAAGGGGCGCCGAACTCCATCTTCACTTCCGGTTGTTCTTCTTCATAATTACCATAAAACAAACCGGTTAATGTGGAATGCGAAAGGCTGGCAAAATTGCAGGCAAAGTGAATAATTTCGGTATCGATGTGAGCCGCATCGAGTACCAGCAGGATCTTTTTCATGGTGCTTGATTTTATACATCAAAGCTATCCTGCTGGTTGGTTTCGTTGTATGATATTGATTAGTGAAGAAAATGATCCTAATCAGAAGAAGGGCAGACGGCAAACGGAGAACAGCTGCAAGCCTCAAGCTTCTAGCAAATACAGGCGAAAGCGGAAATCCGCCGGCTGGCAGATGAAAGCAAAGACATTTCCGGTATTTGGCTTTAGCCTTTAACCTTTTGGCTTTAACCCGCTTTCCTCACTTCAACATTCAACATTGGATATTCAATATTCAATATTTTGCATTCACCTTTATCAACCCTATCAACTTCGTCAACGCTATCAACCTCCTACATCATGCTCCAATGCTTCCCCTTACACGTCAACGCGTTAACGCGTCAACTTGTAAACCTGTCAACACAACATCCCAATCTTTCCAAACCGGCTCGTAACCAACAGAAGAAATAACGCGGGCCATTTCGGCAGGACTCCGCTCGTCCGCTATTTCAAATTGCTCCAGCGATTCGGGTTCTACCGCATAACCGCCCGGATTGGTTTTTGATCCCGCACTGATGGAGGTGATGCCTAATTGAATTACATGGTCCCTGAAGCGGGGTAATTCGCGGGTAGATAATGACAGTTCCACTTCCTGGTTGAAGATGCGCCAGGCGCAGATCAATTGAACCAGTTCGCGATCAACCATTTCAACCTTTGGTTCCAATCCGCCGGAAAAAGGCCGTAAGCGGGGGAAAGAAATGCTGTATTTTGTTTGCCAGTACGTACGTTCAAGGTATTGCAAATGCAAGGCAGTGAAAAAAGAATCGGTGCGCCAGTCTTCCAAACCTATCAGGATGCCCAAACCGATCTTATGCACCCCTGCCCTGCCCAGGCGGTCGGGTGTTTCAATGCGATATTGAAAATTTGACTTCTTCCCTTTGGGGTGATGCTTTTTGTAATCTTCCCGGTGATAGGTTTCCTGGTACACCAGTACCGTGTGCAACCCTTCCGCGATCAACTCCCTGTAATCGGCTTCATCAAGCGGCTGAACTTCCATAGAGATATGCGCAAACTGTTTCTTCAACAGGTTGATGGCGTTTTTAAAATACGGTACATGCACCGTATGATTGGCTTCACCGGTTACCAGCAGCACATGCTCATACCCCATCGATCTGATGGCTGTTGCCTCCTGTACGATTTCGGCAGCAGACAAGGTTCTGCGGCGCACCTTGTTATCCAAACTGAACCCGCAATAGGTACAAATATTATTGCACTCATTGC
The Niastella koreensis GR20-10 genome window above contains:
- a CDS encoding HPF/RaiA family ribosome-associated protein, with translation MAFRFESMIIEIHAPHSEVNESILKPVKEKVLSFSHLIKDVVKAEIILREDATASPQESKVCEIRLTLYGDCLFVHRRSGSFNESACLAVDELERAVLLQAKLQHGLPDQITSTVKV
- a CDS encoding phosphoribosyltransferase, which codes for MNSQPIFQDRIDAGLALSEHLHHYKNVDGVTLAVPRGGVPVALPVAKILQLPLELILSKKIGHPMHKEFAIGAVSLTGQVISPNAFATDEYIQQETLHIREQLRAMYKKFMGNKQPTPLNGKVVIIIDDGVATGHTLLSTIEMIKHESPKKLVIAVPVASKQAAQKLSAECDEFVCVWVPSHFRSVGEFYSNFEQISDEEVITMLGFPK
- a CDS encoding universal stress protein; its protein translation is MKKILLVLDAAHIDTEIIHFACNFASLSHSTLTGLFYGNYEEEQPEVKMEFGAPYIEEPPVYSMGPNITLQQLEEHMTQFKSTCAVRGVRCDVHFDNTSYGSESIITESRFADFLIIKASATRERKLKDTPTPFVKDVLAAAECPVLVAPASLSEIKEIVFAYDGSRSAVFAIKQFTYLFPELSDKKAVVLQVNKDEDMPVTEQEHMGKWLRLHYSSIGFQVLQGKASEELFAYLYDRQHAIVVMGSYGRNGLSELIKPATASPLLKTINLPFFITHC
- the thiH gene encoding 2-iminoacetate synthase ThiH; this encodes MNTMDSFINIFDQYNWDEVKQRIYSKTPADVEAALGRQSRTLDDFMALISPAAAAYLEPMARLSQQLTQQRFGKTIQMYVPMYLSNECNNICTYCGFSLDNKVRRRTLSAAEIVQEATAIRSMGYEHVLLVTGEANHTVHVPYFKNAINLLKKQFAHISMEVQPLDEADYRELIAEGLHTVLVYQETYHREDYKKHHPKGKKSNFQYRIETPDRLGRAGVHKIGLGILIGLEDWRTDSFFTALHLQYLERTYWQTKYSISFPRLRPFSGGLEPKVEMVDRELVQLICAWRIFNQEVELSLSTRELPRFRDHVIQLGITSISAGSKTNPGGYAVEPESLEQFEIADERSPAEMARVISSVGYEPVWKDWDVVLTGLQVDALTR